A genome region from Natronosalvus rutilus includes the following:
- a CDS encoding phytoene/squalene synthase family protein: protein MTTGYSPPATESDIEWCYDAVHGVSRTFSITIDRLEEPMARHICLGYLLCRIADTIEDAGHIPPAEQTTLLEEFDRVLDPDADTTAEDFREAVEPWIPEERSSDWDVVAHTPRVVRSFESLEDEPREIMREPVRELVDGMAMFTSRYADQGGLRLQTLEELEEYCWYAAGTVGTLITGLVARGTSPERAEVLRDNARSFALLLQLVNIAKDVETDYHEENNVYLPAEWLAEEDVAVERVTDEAHHGGVTNVIRRVTGRAEGYLDGAQRYLEVLPERHGNTLSAWAIPYLLAVGTLRELRERPEDVIREGNVKISRAEVFAVMQQFEQDLSRSALEELRSEMSEKPLHQ, encoded by the coding sequence ATGACTACGGGCTACTCCCCTCCCGCCACCGAATCCGACATCGAGTGGTGCTACGACGCCGTCCACGGCGTTTCGCGCACCTTCTCGATCACCATCGACCGACTCGAGGAGCCGATGGCGCGTCACATCTGCCTGGGGTACCTCCTGTGTCGAATAGCCGACACGATCGAGGACGCCGGTCACATCCCACCGGCCGAGCAGACCACCCTGCTCGAGGAGTTCGACCGGGTACTCGATCCGGACGCCGACACGACGGCGGAAGACTTCCGCGAGGCTGTCGAGCCCTGGATCCCGGAGGAGCGATCCAGCGACTGGGACGTCGTCGCTCACACCCCGCGAGTCGTCAGGTCCTTCGAATCCCTCGAGGACGAACCTCGCGAGATCATGCGCGAACCCGTCCGCGAACTCGTCGACGGGATGGCGATGTTCACCAGCCGGTACGCCGACCAGGGCGGCCTCCGCCTCCAGACCCTCGAGGAACTCGAGGAGTACTGCTGGTACGCCGCCGGAACCGTCGGGACGCTCATCACGGGGCTCGTCGCCCGCGGCACCTCGCCCGAGCGCGCAGAGGTGCTCCGCGACAACGCCCGGTCGTTCGCCCTGCTCTTGCAGTTGGTCAACATCGCGAAGGACGTCGAGACCGACTACCACGAGGAAAACAACGTCTACCTGCCGGCCGAGTGGCTCGCAGAAGAGGACGTCGCCGTCGAACGCGTCACCGACGAAGCCCACCACGGCGGCGTCACGAACGTCATCCGCCGGGTGACCGGGCGAGCGGAGGGATACCTCGACGGTGCCCAGCGCTACCTCGAGGTGCTGCCCGAACGCCACGGCAACACGCTGTCGGCCTGGGCGATTCCGTACCTCCTGGCCGTGGGCACCCTGCGCGAACTCCGCGAACGGCCCGAGGACGTCATTCGGGAGGGGAACGTCAAGATTTCGCGCGCAGAAGTCTTCGCTGTGATGCAACAGTTCGAACAGGACCTCTCAAGGTCGGCACTCGAGGAGTTGCGAAGCGAGATGTCCGAGAAGCCACTCCACCAGTAA
- a CDS encoding 3-hydroxyacyl-CoA dehydrogenase family protein produces the protein MVRQDIERIGVVGAGTMGSGIAQVAATTGYDVVMRDIESEYVEGGFDAIADSLERLDGKDALPDDPETIRERIAGTTDLADLADCDLVVEAAVENMDIKRDIFRDLETHCDADVMLATNTSTLSITSIAAPLEHPERVVGLHFMNPVPIMEGVEIVVGEKTTAAVTDLAHEVAEALGKTTWESDDKPGFVTNRILMPWLNEGIRIYDEGVATKEDIDAGMELGTNVPMGPLKLADHIGLDVCLHASETMYEELGDRYKPAYLLKRKVEAGDLGKKTGRGFYEYD, from the coding sequence ATGGTACGCCAGGACATCGAGCGAATCGGCGTCGTCGGCGCGGGGACGATGGGGAGCGGCATCGCCCAGGTCGCCGCCACAACCGGCTACGACGTGGTCATGCGAGACATCGAATCCGAATACGTCGAGGGCGGATTTGACGCGATTGCCGACAGCCTCGAGCGCCTCGACGGGAAGGACGCCCTCCCCGACGATCCCGAAACGATCCGGGAGCGCATCGCCGGGACGACCGACCTCGCGGACCTCGCCGACTGCGACCTGGTCGTCGAGGCCGCCGTCGAAAATATGGATATCAAGCGGGACATCTTCCGTGATCTCGAGACCCACTGCGACGCGGACGTGATGCTCGCGACCAACACGAGCACGCTCTCGATCACCTCGATCGCGGCGCCGCTCGAGCACCCCGAGCGCGTCGTCGGTCTGCACTTCATGAACCCCGTCCCGATCATGGAGGGGGTCGAAATCGTCGTCGGCGAGAAGACGACCGCCGCCGTCACCGACCTGGCTCACGAGGTCGCCGAAGCCCTCGGGAAGACGACCTGGGAATCGGACGACAAGCCCGGCTTCGTCACGAACCGTATCCTGATGCCCTGGCTCAACGAGGGCATCAGGATCTACGACGAGGGCGTCGCGACCAAGGAAGACATCGACGCGGGGATGGAACTCGGGACGAACGTCCCGATGGGGCCGCTGAAACTGGCCGACCACATCGGCCTCGACGTCTGCCTGCACGCCTCCGAGACGATGTACGAGGAACTCGGGGATCGGTACAAGCCTGCGTACCTCCTCAAGCGCAAGGTCGAGGCAGGCGACCTCGGCAAAAAGACCGGACGGGGCTTCTACGAGTACGACTAG
- a CDS encoding DUF7409 domain-containing protein, which translates to MSKENVAETRDGAARLLEPGHREALEDAGIEPAIVSRQSCSYRMLLDAGLDEGVADALRRQFSLPWSFETDGDLDRRSSEVRGLGEAERAWVAASADEGWQAFEPVSSSGAEAGAEDADDRPWPRPTPVTAVTGVSPENAARLAEAGINSAERLATVHATEVAKVLELSVLHVRTWRHNARELVD; encoded by the coding sequence GTGAGCAAGGAAAACGTGGCCGAAACGAGAGACGGCGCTGCACGGCTCCTCGAGCCGGGCCACCGCGAGGCCCTCGAGGATGCGGGTATCGAACCGGCAATCGTCTCGAGACAGAGTTGCTCCTATCGGATGCTGCTCGACGCCGGCCTCGACGAAGGCGTCGCCGACGCGCTCCGCCGACAGTTCTCCCTGCCGTGGTCGTTCGAGACCGATGGCGACCTGGATCGTCGCTCGAGCGAGGTTCGCGGGCTGGGAGAGGCCGAACGCGCCTGGGTCGCCGCGAGCGCCGACGAGGGCTGGCAGGCGTTCGAACCCGTCTCCTCGAGCGGGGCCGAAGCCGGGGCCGAGGACGCGGACGACCGTCCCTGGCCCCGACCCACGCCGGTGACGGCGGTAACCGGCGTCAGTCCCGAAAACGCCGCGAGGCTAGCCGAAGCGGGGATCAACTCCGCGGAACGGCTGGCGACGGTTCACGCGACCGAAGTCGCGAAGGTCCTCGAATTGAGCGTCCTCCACGTTCGAACGTGGCGTCACAACGCCCGCGAGTTGGTCGACTAG
- a CDS encoding LiaF transmembrane domain-containing protein, whose product MGIRTTTTRLPTSQLLFGAVVILVGLLLLLETTGLVSTDRILSLAPMVVVAVGVWALVRSRFRNVVGPLVLIGIASAWQLVALGYAAVDQVVVFWPLLVIAFGLSVVLGQYRSRVRATDDAFTSAFAAFGGVEKRNTSTAFTGADLTALFGGTELDLRDARPAERPARVNAVAMFGGVEIIVPRDWNVELDVLPVLGGASDDRPRRERQHEEVDLVVTGFAAFGAVSVAD is encoded by the coding sequence ATGGGCATTCGAACGACCACCACCCGACTCCCGACCAGCCAACTCCTCTTCGGGGCGGTCGTGATCCTTGTCGGCCTGTTGCTCCTGCTCGAGACGACCGGTCTGGTTTCGACCGACCGCATCCTGTCGCTCGCACCGATGGTCGTCGTCGCCGTGGGCGTCTGGGCGCTTGTCCGGAGTCGCTTCCGAAACGTCGTCGGTCCGCTGGTCCTGATCGGCATCGCCAGTGCGTGGCAGTTGGTCGCGCTCGGGTACGCGGCCGTCGACCAGGTCGTCGTCTTCTGGCCGCTGCTCGTCATCGCGTTCGGTCTCTCGGTCGTGTTGGGCCAGTACCGCTCGCGCGTTCGAGCCACCGACGACGCCTTTACCTCGGCGTTCGCCGCGTTCGGCGGCGTCGAGAAGCGCAACACGTCGACGGCGTTTACGGGGGCAGACCTGACGGCGCTGTTCGGCGGCACCGAACTCGACCTTCGGGACGCCAGACCCGCCGAGCGCCCGGCGCGGGTCAATGCGGTCGCCATGTTCGGGGGCGTCGAGATCATCGTCCCCCGCGACTGGAACGTAGAACTGGACGTCCTGCCCGTGCTCGGCGGGGCTTCCGACGACCGTCCCCGTCGAGAGAGACAGCACGAAGAAGTCGACCTCGTCGTTACCGGCTTCGCCGCCTTTGGCGCGGTTTCCGTAGCGGATTGA
- a CDS encoding class I fructose-bisphosphate aldolase, giving the protein MRPIDDSPIVRDGNACILAMDHGLEHGPVDFEEVPEKLDPATVFETATHDAVTCIAVQKGIAEGYYPSYEDDVNLLVKLNGTSNLWMGEPDSSLNCSVEYAAEIGADAVGFTLYGGSNNEVEMAEEFREIHEAAREYDLPVVMWSYPRGQGLKNDTKPGTISYATRLALELGADIAKVKYPGSADAMEHAVQCAGDMKVVMSGGSKTDDLDFLSTVEAVIAAGGNGLAVGRNVWQRENPERLLDALEKVIYEEETADAALEA; this is encoded by the coding sequence ATGCGACCCATCGACGACTCACCGATCGTTCGCGACGGAAACGCCTGCATTCTCGCGATGGACCACGGCCTCGAGCACGGGCCGGTCGACTTCGAGGAGGTGCCCGAGAAGCTCGACCCCGCGACCGTGTTCGAGACGGCGACCCACGACGCGGTGACGTGCATCGCCGTCCAGAAGGGAATCGCCGAGGGCTACTACCCGAGCTACGAGGACGACGTCAACCTCCTGGTGAAACTCAACGGCACGTCGAACCTCTGGATGGGCGAACCGGACTCCTCGCTCAACTGTTCGGTGGAGTACGCTGCCGAGATCGGGGCCGACGCGGTCGGGTTCACCCTCTACGGCGGGTCGAACAACGAAGTCGAGATGGCCGAGGAATTCCGCGAAATCCACGAGGCCGCCCGCGAGTACGACCTCCCCGTCGTCATGTGGTCGTACCCGCGCGGCCAGGGGCTGAAAAACGACACGAAACCGGGGACGATCTCCTACGCGACCCGACTGGCTCTCGAACTGGGCGCCGACATCGCGAAGGTCAAGTACCCCGGCAGTGCCGACGCCATGGAACACGCCGTCCAGTGTGCCGGCGACATGAAGGTCGTCATGAGTGGCGGCTCGAAGACCGACGACCTCGACTTCCTCTCGACAGTCGAGGCCGTGATCGCCGCCGGCGGCAACGGTCTCGCCGTGGGCCGGAACGTCTGGCAGCGCGAGAACCCCGAACGGCTACTCGACGCCCTCGAGAAGGTCATCTACGAGGAAGAGACGGCCGACGCCGCCCTCGAGGCGTGA
- a CDS encoding class 1 fructose-bisphosphatase, which yields MATALNGAVEPVDSIIRTVARSATEIRQGLIGRRSSAAEENPSGETQLEADVWADDLLYDRLSRLEGVAQYASEEREEVLDCGDDVDVDDGVAVALDPLDGSSNLKSNNTMGTIVGIYDEPLPAPGEALLGACYVLYGPITTMVVATEDGVSEYELGGGEATVVQANVTLPDDPVVYGVGGRVPDWPPAIEAYVSRLESELKLRYGGAMIGDINQVLTYGGLFAYPTLESSPEGKLRVQFEGNPIGYILERAGGRSSDGHGSLLAVEPTELHQRTPLYVGNKAYVDLIEDILADA from the coding sequence ATGGCGACGGCGCTCAACGGCGCGGTCGAGCCGGTCGATTCGATTATTCGGACAGTCGCCCGATCGGCGACCGAGATCCGCCAGGGCCTCATCGGCCGCCGGAGCAGCGCCGCCGAGGAGAACCCCAGTGGCGAGACCCAGCTCGAGGCCGACGTGTGGGCCGACGACCTCCTCTACGATCGCCTCTCGCGACTCGAGGGCGTCGCCCAGTACGCGAGCGAGGAGCGCGAGGAGGTTCTCGACTGTGGTGACGACGTCGACGTAGACGACGGCGTCGCCGTCGCCCTCGACCCACTCGACGGCTCCTCGAACCTGAAGTCGAACAACACGATGGGGACCATCGTCGGGATCTACGACGAGCCACTCCCGGCGCCAGGCGAGGCCCTCCTGGGGGCGTGTTACGTCCTCTACGGACCGATCACCACGATGGTCGTCGCCACCGAGGACGGCGTCTCGGAGTACGAACTGGGCGGTGGCGAGGCGACGGTCGTCCAGGCCAACGTGACCCTCCCCGACGACCCGGTCGTCTACGGCGTCGGCGGGCGCGTCCCCGACTGGCCGCCCGCGATCGAAGCCTACGTGAGCCGTCTCGAGAGCGAACTCAAACTCCGATACGGCGGCGCGATGATCGGCGACATCAACCAGGTGCTGACCTACGGCGGCCTCTTCGCGTACCCAACCCTCGAGTCGAGTCCCGAGGGGAAACTGCGCGTCCAGTTTGAGGGCAACCCCATCGGCTACATCCTCGAGCGAGCAGGGGGCCGCTCGAGCGACGGACACGGCTCCCTGCTCGCCGTCGAACCGACCGAACTCCACCAGCGGACGCCGCTGTACGTCGGGAACAAGGCGTACGTCGATCTGATCGAGGACATTCTAGCGGACGCGTAG
- the argS gene encoding arginine--tRNA ligase: MFRSLRTEVEAALERALSTLDLPTDDLGIEEPPEDVPAVLASSVAFRLAGEMGAAPPQVAAQLAEEIDVDDLEYVGRIDTQGPYLNFLPSDAYFADTLAAGTDEAYGHLPDRDTSVIVEHTSANPTGPVHVGRARNPIVGDAVANVLDTAGYDVERHYYVNDAGRQMAVFTWAYETFDESDLETEPERDRVEYDLVRYYQKGNAYLEAADEDAVEAAEAEIQGILQGLEEGDEETYERVQTVVDQVLGGMRECLARLPAEFDEFVKETRFMRDGSTQEIADRLQDTEYAVLEEGAWQLNLEEWDIEKKLVFLRSDGTSLYTTRDLAHHEWKFDNYDRAVTVLGEDHKLQANQLEAALELLGNDTDALDSIHFSWVNLPGGEGMSTRRGTGVMLDDLLDEAINRAREEVESRLDDRIRDDDLEEADVERIAHQVGIGAVRYDIVSKQPTKGITFEWDQALDFEAQSAPYVQYVHARCCGILDEAGVGVDGTIETDVDDDLLTTDAEHDLLETIARFPAVIEEAADDLEPHQVATFTREFAEAFNAFYRECPVLADDVDPDVREARLAVVTASRHTIANALAVLGVEAPESM; encoded by the coding sequence ATGTTCCGTTCACTCCGTACGGAGGTCGAGGCCGCCCTCGAGCGGGCGCTCTCTACGCTCGACCTCCCGACCGACGACCTCGGCATCGAAGAGCCGCCGGAAGACGTCCCGGCCGTCCTAGCCTCGAGCGTCGCCTTCCGACTGGCCGGCGAGATGGGGGCGGCCCCGCCGCAGGTCGCGGCCCAGCTAGCCGAGGAAATCGACGTCGACGACCTCGAGTACGTCGGTCGGATCGACACCCAGGGGCCGTACCTCAACTTCCTGCCGAGCGACGCCTACTTCGCCGATACCCTCGCGGCGGGCACCGACGAGGCCTACGGCCACTTGCCCGACCGCGACACCTCGGTCATCGTCGAACACACGAGTGCCAACCCGACCGGTCCAGTCCACGTCGGCCGCGCTCGCAATCCAATCGTCGGCGACGCCGTCGCGAACGTCCTCGACACCGCGGGATATGACGTCGAACGCCACTACTACGTCAACGACGCCGGCCGCCAGATGGCCGTCTTCACCTGGGCCTACGAGACCTTCGACGAGAGCGACCTCGAGACCGAACCCGAGCGCGACCGCGTCGAGTACGACCTCGTGCGCTACTACCAGAAGGGCAACGCCTACCTCGAAGCGGCTGACGAGGACGCCGTCGAGGCGGCCGAAGCCGAGATTCAGGGGATCCTGCAGGGGCTCGAAGAAGGCGACGAGGAGACCTACGAGCGCGTCCAGACAGTCGTCGATCAGGTTCTGGGCGGCATGCGCGAGTGTCTGGCCCGCCTCCCCGCTGAGTTCGACGAGTTCGTCAAGGAGACCCGGTTCATGCGCGACGGAAGCACGCAGGAAATCGCCGACCGCCTCCAGGACACCGAGTACGCCGTCCTCGAGGAGGGGGCCTGGCAACTCAACCTCGAGGAGTGGGATATCGAGAAGAAACTCGTCTTCCTGCGCTCGGACGGCACCTCGCTGTACACGACGCGGGACCTCGCCCACCACGAGTGGAAGTTCGACAACTACGACCGCGCCGTGACCGTTCTCGGCGAGGATCACAAGCTCCAGGCGAATCAGCTCGAGGCGGCCCTGGAACTGCTCGGGAACGACACCGACGCGCTGGACTCGATCCACTTCTCATGGGTCAATCTCCCTGGCGGCGAGGGCATGTCGACCCGCCGCGGGACGGGGGTCATGCTCGACGATTTGCTCGACGAGGCCATCAATCGTGCTCGCGAAGAGGTCGAGAGTCGCCTCGACGACCGTATCCGCGACGACGACCTCGAGGAAGCGGACGTCGAGCGGATCGCCCACCAGGTCGGCATCGGCGCGGTCCGCTATGACATCGTCTCCAAACAGCCGACGAAGGGGATCACCTTCGAGTGGGACCAGGCGCTCGACTTCGAGGCACAGTCGGCCCCCTACGTGCAGTACGTCCACGCGCGCTGTTGTGGGATCCTGGACGAGGCAGGTGTCGGCGTCGACGGTACCATCGAAACTGACGTGGACGACGACTTGCTCACCACGGACGCCGAACACGACCTCCTCGAGACCATCGCCCGCTTCCCAGCCGTCATCGAGGAAGCCGCCGACGACCTCGAGCCCCACCAGGTGGCGACTTTCACCCGCGAGTTCGCGGAGGCGTTCAACGCGTTCTACCGCGAGTGCCCGGTGCTCGCCGACGACGTCGATCCCGACGTGCGCGAGGCGCGCCTGGCCGTAGTCACCGCCTCGAGGCATACGATCGCGAACGCGCTGGCCGTGCTCGGGGTCGAGGCGCCGGAGTCGATGTGA